The Sphingobacterium bambusae genome includes a window with the following:
- a CDS encoding RagB/SusD family nutrient uptake outer membrane protein — protein sequence MNTKNILGAGILLYFLCFSSCSSSFLDVEPMTNVLENNFYKNVADAEMALVGCYDGYQRTASNGSLSFNVVADVLADLSFGGTGNTDNRAYQVLDRFDKNESPSDNNLFDGTWTDYYAAIYRCNILLEKLEGADFGSNPEAKLRIEGETRFLRGLLYFDLVRLFERVPLLVKTTTENVPQAEAKETYDVIVDDLRFAAENIPADAYPKSRASVNDGRATRYAAQALLARVYLFYTGYYAKEDLAVSKAQVLAGLEEAISSGEFALVSSFASLWPAASYKPNTAENTLDRTVYAGEGNSEIVFAQKFNSTQDYNGNSDGNRWLVMLGLRNTNASPYGQGWGGGTVSRRFVNEFSASDTRKVASIIDIEGEGIANFDSKDQREYTGFANKKYTPTALPDGTSNTGGEKDFQISQDQDFFVIRYSDVLLMAAELGSANAQSYFDQVRRRAHQEAFTPLAVSKANILRERKFEFAFEGIRYWDLLRQGLETAASSLVMTENVLSGTAPDQVIVKRENFVTTKGFMQIPSNQITRSSGLLVQNAGW from the coding sequence ATGAACACAAAAAATATACTGGGTGCGGGAATATTATTGTACTTCCTGTGTTTTTCAAGCTGCTCTTCCAGTTTTCTAGATGTGGAGCCCATGACAAACGTACTCGAAAATAACTTCTATAAAAATGTAGCTGATGCAGAAATGGCCTTGGTAGGCTGTTACGACGGTTACCAACGGACTGCTTCTAACGGCAGCTTATCTTTCAATGTCGTTGCTGATGTATTAGCCGATTTGTCTTTCGGTGGAACGGGAAACACGGATAACAGAGCCTATCAGGTATTGGATAGGTTTGACAAAAACGAATCTCCTTCGGATAATAATCTTTTCGATGGTACTTGGACGGACTATTATGCGGCCATATACCGTTGTAATATATTGCTGGAGAAATTGGAAGGCGCTGATTTTGGCAGTAATCCGGAAGCGAAATTACGCATCGAGGGAGAAACACGATTTCTTCGCGGGCTGCTGTATTTTGATCTAGTCAGGCTTTTCGAACGGGTTCCTTTATTGGTTAAAACGACCACGGAAAATGTGCCGCAAGCTGAGGCCAAAGAAACCTACGACGTTATTGTTGACGATTTAAGGTTCGCCGCTGAAAATATTCCTGCAGATGCGTATCCCAAATCGCGCGCATCTGTCAACGATGGCCGTGCAACGCGCTACGCTGCTCAAGCACTATTGGCCCGCGTGTACCTGTTTTACACCGGATATTATGCAAAAGAGGATCTTGCGGTTTCGAAAGCGCAAGTACTCGCCGGCTTGGAAGAAGCCATATCCAGTGGCGAATTTGCGTTGGTGTCGTCATTTGCATCCTTGTGGCCTGCGGCCAGCTATAAACCCAATACGGCGGAAAATACACTGGATAGAACAGTCTATGCCGGTGAAGGAAACAGCGAAATCGTCTTCGCACAGAAGTTCAACAGTACGCAGGATTATAATGGAAATAGCGATGGCAACAGGTGGTTGGTGATGTTGGGCTTGCGCAATACCAATGCATCGCCCTACGGACAAGGTTGGGGAGGCGGAACGGTAAGTCGACGATTTGTCAACGAATTTTCGGCCAGCGATACGAGAAAAGTCGCATCTATCATTGACATTGAGGGCGAAGGTATCGCGAATTTCGACAGTAAAGATCAGCGCGAATATACCGGCTTTGCGAACAAAAAATATACGCCCACAGCGCTGCCGGATGGTACATCGAACACCGGAGGGGAGAAAGATTTTCAGATTTCACAAGATCAGGATTTTTTTGTTATCCGGTATTCGGATGTGCTGCTGATGGCTGCCGAGTTAGGTAGTGCAAATGCACAGAGCTATTTCGATCAAGTGCGGCGAAGAGCACACCAAGAGGCTTTCACGCCACTTGCCGTTTCCAAAGCAAACATTCTGCGGGAAAGGAAGTTCGAATTTGCTTTCGAGGGTATCCGCTATTGGGATCTTTTGCGACAAGGTTTAGAAACTGCTGCGAGTAGCTTGGTCATGACGGAAAATGTGCTCAGCGGAACGGCTCCGGATCAAGTAATCGTAAAACGGGAAAACTTCGTAACTACCAAAGGCTTTATGCAGATACCGAGCAATCAGATCACCCGTTCAAGTGGTTTGCTGGTGCAAAATGCAGGTTGGTAG
- a CDS encoding glycoside hydrolase family 2 TIM barrel-domain containing protein produces the protein MIKYLEYLRCGMIGLFVLMCVSVDAQPRTVLDLNSDWRFLLGDSVHPDGRDFSTWRSLNLPHDWSIEGMFDKANLSGSGGAYLPGGIGWYAKKFKLPYGAEQLVSIAFEGVYERSEVWLNGQYLGMRPNGFIGFQYDISEYLHKDDRENILLVKVDNSAQPNARFYTGSGIYRNVSLIVKNKVHLGDLFVKSRDVDQTKATLLLDVPIMHGEQLNGTSQLRWEVLDSDGKVVATKTAKQASEIRVQQQARFVDSITISDPQLWSPESPYCYQVRCSLISGADVLDQLTLKTGIRYFHFDADSGFYLNGQHRKIRGVCMHSDLGALGAAFHPQAAKRQLEMLKSMGVNAIRTSHNPAATGFLDLCDSLGFMVMSETFDVWKIKKNPFDYHLYWDDWFERDFIDHIKRDRNHPSLFIWCLGNEAQEQWHSVELGTSIPKRLAELVDSLDGTRPKVVANNELSTKNPVLNSQAVDLLGYNYNHLHWRSYPKHHPNRPLIITESVSALSTRGHYDNVSIDIVRLWPSRWDIPFDGGNADKHISAYDHVRTPWGSTHEESLFLSERLPWVSGMYVWTGFDYLGEPTPYTWPARSSYFGIVDMAGFPKDVFYLYQSIWTNKPMLHILPHWNWSAGDTVDVVAYYNCADEVELLLNGKSLGKRAKADSLLHVSWKVPFITGELKAISRSGGAVVKEAIVRTSGEPHVLDIMCEQSASSEADALAFIQVTVRDRKGTLAPRAAVNIRFEVEGAGELMATDNGNPTDTTFFGASQRQTLHGKALAVVRKLGNNGQIRVKAEADGMKPVYLDIPVQKK, from the coding sequence ATGATAAAATACTTGGAATATCTGCGTTGCGGCATGATTGGTTTATTTGTTTTAATGTGTGTATCCGTTGATGCACAGCCTAGAACAGTGCTTGATTTGAACAGCGACTGGAGGTTTTTGCTTGGGGACTCAGTGCATCCAGATGGTCGCGATTTTTCAACATGGCGATCGCTCAACCTGCCGCACGATTGGAGTATTGAAGGTATGTTTGATAAAGCAAATCTGTCCGGCAGCGGCGGCGCCTATCTTCCTGGCGGAATTGGCTGGTACGCCAAAAAATTTAAGTTACCTTATGGTGCTGAGCAGCTTGTGTCGATTGCTTTTGAAGGCGTTTATGAGCGCAGCGAGGTTTGGCTTAACGGCCAATACCTCGGCATGCGACCCAATGGGTTTATAGGATTTCAATACGATATTTCGGAATACCTGCACAAAGATGATCGCGAAAATATCCTGCTGGTGAAGGTAGATAACAGTGCGCAACCTAATGCACGGTTCTACACCGGGTCAGGTATTTACCGAAACGTCAGCCTGATTGTAAAAAACAAGGTTCATTTGGGTGATTTGTTTGTTAAAAGCCGCGATGTAGATCAAACAAAAGCAACGCTGCTGCTTGATGTGCCGATAATGCACGGTGAACAGTTAAATGGCACGTCGCAGCTGCGTTGGGAAGTGCTGGATAGCGATGGAAAGGTCGTAGCAACGAAAACGGCTAAACAGGCTAGCGAAATTCGCGTACAGCAACAAGCCCGGTTTGTGGATAGCATAACGATCAGCGATCCTCAGCTTTGGAGTCCCGAATCGCCTTACTGCTATCAAGTTCGTTGTTCACTCATCAGCGGTGCTGACGTCCTGGACCAGTTGACGCTTAAAACAGGCATTCGCTATTTTCATTTTGATGCGGATAGCGGTTTTTACCTCAATGGACAACATCGGAAGATACGCGGCGTGTGTATGCACAGTGATCTTGGCGCCTTGGGCGCAGCATTTCATCCGCAGGCAGCTAAACGACAGCTCGAGATGCTTAAATCGATGGGTGTTAACGCGATCCGCACTTCCCATAATCCTGCGGCAACTGGTTTTCTGGACTTATGTGACAGCTTAGGCTTTATGGTGATGAGTGAGACATTTGATGTTTGGAAAATAAAGAAAAATCCATTCGATTACCACCTGTATTGGGATGATTGGTTCGAGCGTGATTTTATTGACCACATCAAAAGGGATCGAAATCACCCCTCGCTTTTTATCTGGTGTCTCGGAAACGAGGCCCAAGAGCAGTGGCATTCCGTTGAGCTTGGCACCTCCATTCCAAAGCGATTGGCCGAATTGGTGGATAGCTTAGATGGCACACGACCGAAGGTTGTGGCCAATAATGAGCTGTCCACAAAAAATCCGGTGCTAAATTCGCAGGCCGTGGATTTGCTGGGCTATAATTACAATCACCTGCACTGGCGCAGCTATCCAAAACATCATCCTAATCGTCCGTTGATTATTACGGAAAGCGTATCTGCACTTTCTACACGGGGGCATTACGATAACGTATCCATTGATATCGTGCGTTTATGGCCATCGCGTTGGGATATTCCTTTCGACGGTGGGAATGCTGATAAGCACATATCAGCCTACGATCATGTGCGCACACCATGGGGATCTACGCATGAAGAAAGCCTGTTTCTTTCCGAGCGCCTTCCTTGGGTTTCAGGCATGTACGTGTGGACAGGATTTGACTACTTGGGCGAGCCGACACCTTATACCTGGCCAGCGCGTAGTTCTTACTTTGGAATCGTGGATATGGCAGGCTTCCCGAAGGATGTATTTTACCTCTATCAAAGTATTTGGACAAACAAACCGATGCTGCATATACTTCCGCATTGGAATTGGTCGGCGGGGGATACCGTAGACGTCGTAGCCTACTATAACTGCGCGGACGAGGTCGAACTTTTGCTGAATGGAAAATCCTTGGGAAAACGAGCCAAGGCAGATTCGCTGCTGCATGTTTCCTGGAAAGTACCTTTTATAACAGGTGAACTAAAAGCTATCTCGAGAAGCGGAGGAGCAGTAGTTAAAGAAGCGATTGTCCGCACCAGTGGAGAGCCACATGTGCTGGATATAATGTGCGAACAGTCTGCAAGTTCTGAAGCGGATGCGTTAGCTTTTATACAGGTCACAGTGCGCGATAGGAAAGGAACATTGGCGCCACGGGCAGCGGTGAATATACGATTCGAAGTGGAAGGAGCAGGGGAATTGATGGCGACAGATAACGGCAATCCTACCGATACCACATTTTTCGGCGCTTCACAGCGCCAGACGTTACATGGTAAGGCGCTGGCGGTGGTGCGTAAGCTTGGGAACAACGGACAAATCAGGGTAAAAGCCGAGGCAGACGGCATGAAGCCGGTCTATCTCGATATCCCCGTGCAGAAGAAGTAA
- a CDS encoding glycoside hydrolase family 43 protein, whose translation MKFLIRCFLWIALATSAYTAAYAQQGYRNPIIPGFNPDPSICRVGDDFYLVTSSFEYFPGLPIYHSRDLVNWEQIGHCLTRDEQLPLKNAPASGGLFAPSIRYHKGTFYVICTNVSGGGNFYCTAKKPTGPWSDPIWVDVKSIDPDIFWDDDGKTYFVTQGDQGIRVTEIDLETGKVIGPENLVWGGIGGRFPEAPHIYKKDGYYYLLLGEGGTEYMHSATIGRSKNLLGPYESCPLNPILTHANRIGQGNPIQGVGHADLVQAADGSWWAVFLGFRVTQRYAYYHVLGRETFLAPVDWPAGGWPQVNGNGTVDIKMDVPTLPQSPFQAKPNRTEFDQAELGVEWQFLRNPIRAHYSLSERKGKLRISASKHTLNDLDAVSMVARRQTEHDFIAETALELASTDQDAEAGITLFQNNTHHYDLLVRKKDVGYVVQLRVKVGSLTYIAGEKQVSSAQLTLKIVGNPHQYSFFIKENKVKDYAAIAALDTRYLSTEVAGGFTGVMIGLYASSLSESSNAKAYFDWFLYEPSFGSY comes from the coding sequence ATGAAATTTCTTATTCGTTGTTTTTTATGGATAGCGCTTGCCACATCAGCATACACAGCGGCCTATGCGCAGCAAGGCTATCGAAATCCTATTATTCCAGGTTTTAATCCTGACCCGAGCATTTGCCGGGTCGGAGATGATTTTTATCTCGTAACGTCTTCATTCGAATATTTTCCCGGTTTGCCCATTTATCATAGCCGAGATTTGGTCAACTGGGAGCAGATAGGCCATTGCCTCACGAGAGATGAGCAGCTACCGCTAAAAAATGCACCGGCATCGGGCGGGCTCTTCGCGCCGTCCATTCGCTACCATAAAGGCACGTTCTACGTTATTTGTACCAATGTATCCGGCGGTGGGAATTTCTATTGTACCGCTAAAAAGCCGACAGGACCTTGGAGCGATCCGATTTGGGTAGACGTCAAAAGTATTGATCCGGATATCTTTTGGGATGACGATGGCAAAACCTATTTTGTTACGCAAGGAGATCAGGGAATACGGGTTACCGAAATTGATCTGGAAACCGGGAAAGTCATCGGACCGGAAAATCTAGTTTGGGGAGGTATAGGTGGACGTTTTCCGGAAGCACCGCATATTTACAAGAAAGATGGTTATTATTATCTGCTACTTGGAGAAGGTGGCACAGAATATATGCACAGCGCGACCATTGGGCGTAGCAAAAATCTGCTTGGACCTTACGAGTCCTGTCCATTAAATCCTATCCTCACGCACGCCAATAGAATAGGCCAAGGCAACCCTATTCAAGGTGTAGGCCATGCCGATTTGGTTCAGGCTGCTGATGGTTCTTGGTGGGCGGTATTTCTAGGTTTTCGCGTGACGCAGCGCTATGCCTATTATCACGTTCTCGGCAGGGAAACTTTTCTGGCGCCGGTAGATTGGCCTGCTGGCGGGTGGCCACAAGTGAATGGAAATGGAACGGTAGATATCAAGATGGATGTGCCTACACTTCCACAATCTCCTTTCCAAGCGAAACCCAATCGCACCGAGTTTGATCAGGCTGAACTGGGTGTGGAATGGCAGTTTCTGCGAAATCCTATCCGCGCGCATTATTCACTGTCCGAAAGAAAAGGAAAATTAAGGATTTCGGCTAGTAAGCATACGCTGAATGATTTGGATGCTGTTTCTATGGTAGCACGACGTCAAACAGAGCACGATTTCATCGCTGAAACAGCGTTGGAGCTTGCTTCTACAGATCAAGATGCCGAAGCCGGGATAACGCTCTTCCAGAACAATACGCACCATTATGACCTATTGGTTCGGAAAAAGGACGTGGGATATGTAGTTCAATTACGCGTTAAAGTAGGTTCTCTCACTTACATCGCTGGCGAGAAGCAGGTGTCGTCAGCCCAGCTGACCCTAAAAATTGTAGGGAATCCACATCAATATTCGTTTTTTATCAAAGAAAACAAAGTAAAAGATTATGCGGCAATTGCTGCTTTAGATACGCGCTATTTGTCGACAGAAGTTGCCGGCGGGTTTACCGGTGTAATGATCGGGCTATACGCTTCCTCATTGTCTGAATCTTCTAACGCAAAAGCCTATTTCGATTGGTTTCTTTATGAGCCTAGTTTCGGATCGTATTAG
- a CDS encoding DUF4249 domain-containing protein — protein MGLLKIFYLPWLILLFLSCEEVVDLQLDNAAPRTVIEGNLNDLGTTQVIRISRTLPVGTNQLSTAVTEATVTVRSSTNEEFVFTHHKDGFYQAKNFEVKSGTVYSLEVFLEGEKFVATSQMPEYVELDSLGITSEKTFNTQNYYPTFQFRDPLEEKNYYLYEVAINNSLLRFASAYDDKFNNGRYVTHKISDRNIDLQLGDSVQVIRYCVDQQVYKYWSDFESINPGAAAPGNPTSNISNNALGYFSVSTAKAYRFVTKEGMIKL, from the coding sequence ATGGGACTACTAAAGATATTTTATTTACCATGGTTGATACTTCTTTTCCTTTCCTGTGAAGAAGTCGTAGATCTACAACTTGATAATGCAGCACCAAGAACGGTCATAGAAGGTAACTTAAACGACTTAGGTACTACACAGGTCATCAGGATCTCTAGAACTTTACCTGTTGGTACCAATCAATTGAGTACAGCTGTGACTGAAGCAACCGTTACCGTCCGATCGTCTACAAATGAAGAATTTGTATTTACACATCATAAAGATGGTTTTTACCAAGCAAAGAATTTTGAGGTTAAATCTGGAACTGTTTACTCCTTAGAAGTATTTCTTGAGGGTGAAAAATTCGTTGCCACATCGCAAATGCCCGAATACGTCGAACTTGATTCATTGGGTATCACAAGCGAGAAAACCTTTAATACGCAAAACTATTATCCCACCTTTCAATTCCGCGATCCATTAGAGGAGAAAAATTACTACCTATATGAAGTCGCAATAAACAATTCACTTCTACGGTTTGCTTCCGCCTATGATGATAAGTTCAACAACGGAAGATATGTCACGCACAAAATCTCCGACCGAAACATCGATCTTCAATTGGGCGATAGTGTACAAGTTATTCGATATTGCGTAGATCAACAAGTTTACAAATACTGGAGTGATTTCGAGTCAATAAATCCTGGTGCGGCCGCGCCAGGAAACCCCACATCAAATATTTCCAATAATGCCTTAGGCTATTTTTCGGTATCTACAGCCAAGGCATATCGTTTCGTGACCAAAGAGGGAATGATAAAGTTGTAA
- a CDS encoding TonB-dependent receptor: protein MKIYLCILLTAMSLSAIAQRMTLSGTVRDATTGETLIGAVVSQQGTSNGVPTNSYGFYSLSVNQGKNTIVFSYVGYKTLVKEIDFNGSVKHDVALEVDQSSLEEVVVSASARNKNITTPQMGSFKFSIEEIKNVPVLFGEKDLLKTIQLLPGVQSGGEGSANFFVRGGGGDQNLILLDEAIVYNASHLLGFFSTFNSDAVKDVQFYKGGIPSQYGGRISSVMDITMVDGNQKKLSAEGGLGLIASRLKLSGPLPNDRGSFMISGRRTYADLFLKLSDDPDINQSNLFFYDLNAKLNVKINDRNRLLFSGYFGKDDLGFADRFGFNWGNSTATVRWNHILSDRLFSNTSFIYSTFNYNVGITGNNGDFDIASKIGNWNVKQDFSFYPSNRSTWRFGFNALRQTVSPASLDAQEGANVNSIEIEKRNGLDISAYISHDWKPWDKLSIIYGLRFVDFMVLGPGTFYSFDNAGEVLNERAYTGNSVLKHYFNLEPRISASYLLNSKSSIKGSYNRLAQNLHQLTNSTSALPTDQYVLSSLNIKPQLADQFSIGYFRNFNDNNYEFSVESYYKKMANQIDFKTGADLQANTRLEAELLYGRGRSYGLEFFLRKSSGKLNGWVSYTLSKSERQFDGINNGTWFNARQDRTHDLSIVAMYRLADSWTLGTNFIFNTGNAVTYPAGKYTISNTTLFYYNERNANRFPNYHRLDISATYERLGNNNRYGSSWTFGLYNAYNRRNAYLIDFRESELNPAITEAYKIALFGIIPSITWNFKF from the coding sequence ATGAAAATATACCTTTGTATTTTATTGACAGCAATGAGTTTATCGGCTATCGCACAGCGGATGACATTATCAGGCACCGTGCGAGATGCTACAACTGGCGAAACGTTAATAGGCGCTGTAGTGTCACAACAGGGAACCTCTAACGGTGTTCCCACGAATAGCTATGGCTTCTATTCTCTCTCGGTTAACCAAGGAAAAAACACCATCGTTTTTAGTTACGTCGGTTACAAAACCCTTGTGAAAGAAATTGACTTTAACGGCTCCGTAAAACATGACGTAGCCCTGGAAGTAGACCAGAGTTCGTTGGAGGAGGTTGTCGTATCAGCCTCGGCAAGAAATAAAAATATCACAACTCCACAAATGGGCAGCTTCAAGTTCAGCATAGAGGAAATTAAAAATGTCCCTGTGTTATTTGGTGAAAAAGATCTATTGAAGACCATACAGCTCCTGCCTGGTGTACAAAGCGGAGGTGAAGGAAGTGCAAACTTCTTCGTAAGAGGTGGCGGTGGAGACCAAAACCTCATCCTTCTTGACGAAGCCATTGTCTACAATGCCTCTCACCTATTGGGCTTTTTCTCGACCTTTAATTCCGATGCTGTAAAAGACGTGCAGTTTTATAAAGGGGGAATTCCCAGTCAGTACGGCGGCAGAATATCTTCTGTGATGGACATCACGATGGTTGACGGAAACCAGAAAAAGCTATCGGCAGAGGGCGGCCTTGGCTTGATCGCATCACGATTGAAGCTGTCTGGCCCGCTCCCGAATGATCGCGGCTCTTTCATGATAAGCGGACGCCGGACCTATGCCGACCTATTCCTCAAACTATCAGATGATCCTGATATCAATCAAAGCAACCTATTTTTCTATGATCTAAATGCCAAATTGAATGTAAAGATCAACGATCGTAACAGGCTGCTTTTTTCTGGTTACTTTGGGAAAGACGATCTGGGATTTGCCGATCGGTTTGGGTTTAATTGGGGAAATTCTACGGCGACAGTGCGCTGGAACCATATTCTTAGTGACCGATTGTTCAGTAATACCTCATTCATCTACAGTACCTTTAATTACAACGTAGGTATTACCGGCAATAATGGAGATTTCGACATTGCTTCAAAAATAGGAAACTGGAATGTAAAACAAGATTTCTCGTTTTACCCATCCAACCGATCAACCTGGCGCTTTGGATTTAATGCACTACGGCAAACGGTGAGCCCGGCAAGCCTAGATGCACAAGAAGGAGCCAATGTTAACTCCATCGAGATAGAGAAACGTAATGGACTAGATATTAGCGCGTATATATCACACGACTGGAAACCTTGGGATAAGCTATCCATCATATACGGACTTAGATTCGTAGATTTTATGGTGTTGGGACCAGGAACGTTCTACAGTTTTGATAACGCTGGCGAAGTGCTTAATGAGCGCGCTTATACGGGCAATAGCGTTCTCAAACATTACTTTAATCTTGAACCCCGTATTTCGGCTAGTTATCTATTGAATAGCAAAAGTAGCATCAAGGGATCGTACAACCGTCTGGCACAGAACCTACATCAATTAACAAACTCAACATCTGCACTACCAACAGATCAATACGTTTTAAGCAGTTTGAATATCAAGCCGCAATTGGCGGATCAATTTTCGATCGGGTATTTCAGAAACTTCAATGACAATAACTACGAATTTTCGGTGGAGTCTTACTATAAAAAAATGGCTAACCAGATCGACTTCAAGACTGGTGCTGATCTTCAGGCGAACACACGCCTTGAAGCGGAGCTTTTATACGGAAGAGGCCGTTCCTATGGACTTGAATTTTTCCTTCGAAAATCTTCTGGAAAGCTGAATGGTTGGGTCAGTTATACTCTTTCAAAAAGCGAAAGACAATTTGACGGCATAAATAACGGCACGTGGTTTAATGCTCGGCAAGATAGGACACACGATCTTTCTATTGTTGCTATGTACCGTTTAGCGGATAGCTGGACATTGGGAACGAATTTTATTTTCAATACCGGCAACGCGGTGACTTATCCTGCGGGTAAGTACACCATCAGTAACACGACACTATTCTATTATAATGAACGAAACGCCAATAGATTTCCAAATTATCATCGATTAGATATCTCGGCGACATACGAGCGTTTAGGAAATAATAACCGTTACGGCTCAAGCTGGACTTTCGGCCTCTACAATGCTTACAATAGGCGAAATGCCTACCTCATCGATTTCAGAGAGAGCGAGTTAAATCCTGCTATTACTGAAGCTTACAAAATTGCGCTGTTTGGGATTATACCATCAATTACCTGGAATTTTAAATTTTAA
- a CDS encoding MarR family winged helix-turn-helix transcriptional regulator yields the protein MINKDLLFQLVEELEVYGAGESANATLPDFLNYMYLKHSIGYPNTRKVGGGKTLMEKKDVPAEDLGKLLLMMNRYAKHYIKIAFDGTELQTPEDFTYLMVLFSYDKLLQSELIRKNAMEKASGNEVIKRLIRLGLIEKAPHVEDKRARPIAVSKQGRTLLFSLLPKMKIVGNVLIGNLSAEERDLLILLLAKLDHYHHALMNNNNDSPSLESYLPK from the coding sequence ATGATCAACAAGGATTTATTATTTCAGCTTGTAGAAGAATTAGAAGTGTATGGCGCAGGTGAGTCGGCGAACGCTACATTGCCTGACTTTCTGAACTACATGTACCTCAAGCATTCCATTGGATATCCAAATACACGTAAAGTAGGAGGAGGCAAAACGCTAATGGAAAAGAAAGACGTTCCGGCGGAGGACTTGGGAAAACTACTCTTGATGATGAACCGATATGCCAAACATTATATCAAAATTGCATTTGATGGTACAGAATTGCAGACTCCTGAAGACTTCACCTATCTCATGGTTCTGTTTTCCTACGACAAACTTTTACAGTCAGAGCTCATCAGAAAAAATGCAATGGAAAAAGCCTCGGGCAACGAAGTGATAAAAAGATTGATCAGACTCGGGCTTATAGAAAAAGCTCCACATGTGGAGGATAAAAGAGCCAGGCCTATTGCCGTTTCGAAACAAGGTCGCACACTGCTCTTTTCTCTGCTTCCAAAAATGAAAATCGTGGGAAACGTTTTAATCGGAAACCTTTCAGCCGAGGAACGTGATCTCCTAATTTTACTCCTTGCAAAACTTGACCATTATCATCATGCTTTGATGAATAATAATAATGATAGTCCATCACTGGAAAGCTATCTTCCCAAATAG
- a CDS encoding aldo/keto reductase, translated as MNEKTHMVKSLLGLPPVIFGTSALGNLYEEVEYNVKLAIVKECFLHTDSNVVFDSAGKYGAGLSLEMLGRCLDDLQINPSDVLISNKLGWYQVPLTAEEPTFEKGIWKGIKHDAVQKISFDGILDCYYQGNELLGKYEAQLVSVHDPDEYLAQAKNIEEEVKLYEDILEAYRALLQLKASGKVKGVGVGSKDWKVVKRISNDVELDWVMIANSLTLHDHPSELIDFIAELRAKDVTVINSAVFNGGFLIGSDFYNYNFIDRNTSEGQSLYRWRSKFWEICDQFSILPAEACFAFGFAIPGVSSVALNTTKPGKVKRNTDLAKKVIPEAFWLEMKQEGLLTLDFAKF; from the coding sequence ATGAACGAAAAAACGCATATGGTAAAATCCCTGCTTGGCCTGCCTCCGGTTATATTTGGTACGAGCGCTTTAGGAAACCTCTATGAGGAGGTGGAATACAATGTCAAACTGGCGATAGTTAAAGAATGCTTTTTACATACAGATTCGAATGTTGTTTTTGATTCAGCCGGTAAGTATGGTGCTGGACTTTCTCTAGAGATGCTGGGAAGGTGCTTGGATGATCTACAGATCAATCCTTCGGATGTATTGATAAGTAATAAATTGGGATGGTATCAGGTGCCACTCACAGCGGAGGAACCGACTTTTGAGAAGGGTATTTGGAAGGGAATTAAACACGATGCTGTTCAAAAAATAAGTTTTGATGGTATTTTGGATTGTTATTACCAAGGAAATGAATTGCTTGGCAAGTATGAAGCGCAATTGGTGTCTGTACACGACCCAGACGAATATCTTGCCCAAGCAAAGAACATCGAGGAAGAAGTTAAGTTGTATGAAGATATTTTAGAGGCTTACAGAGCTCTTTTACAATTGAAAGCTTCTGGAAAGGTGAAGGGAGTTGGCGTCGGATCGAAAGACTGGAAAGTTGTTAAAAGAATTTCAAACGATGTGGAGCTTGATTGGGTAATGATCGCGAATAGTTTAACGCTTCATGACCATCCGAGTGAATTAATTGATTTTATTGCCGAGCTACGAGCGAAGGATGTGACGGTTATAAATTCAGCTGTGTTCAATGGCGGCTTTTTAATTGGTAGTGATTTCTATAATTATAATTTTATAGACCGTAATACATCGGAAGGACAATCTTTGTATAGATGGCGTAGTAAATTTTGGGAAATATGTGATCAGTTTTCCATTCTTCCGGCAGAGGCCTGCTTTGCTTTTGGTTTCGCTATTCCCGGTGTTTCGAGTGTAGCCCTGAACACCACAAAGCCCGGTAAAGTGAAAAGAAATACGGATTTAGCCAAAAAGGTCATTCCGGAAGCTTTTTGGCTCGAAATGAAGCAGGAGGGACTGTTAACGTTAGATTTTGCAAAATTTTGA